Proteins encoded in a region of the Epinephelus lanceolatus isolate andai-2023 chromosome 20, ASM4190304v1, whole genome shotgun sequence genome:
- the LOC144458847 gene encoding sperm-associated antigen 16 protein-like translates to MSGRKQEKDESDDDFQYEEVSLEDEWSLTEGEEDLEATVKAIQDRAEATAAAGAAPRPTATSITHQPEAVDDFLRNFLSQMSMTETLECFQTEWTEMVQKGQVDTDRVGVVPEVYTENQRLESELKNAQREGDEYRLAAAAGAETLLRVLRNRDFHRLRHKRVVQEKTRLIEEMRRLKMQCSTYEPEVKRLNEKYQAALKQTMLLTMERDKALGQAAQHNISSWKDAGEEGAVSSVNMATHQGIQPRPPTPAHAPRSQTRVKSGRANAC, encoded by the coding sequence ATGAGCGGAAGAAAACAAGAGAAAGATGAGAGTGATGATGACTTTCAGTATGAGGAAGTGTCTTTAGAGGATGAGTGGAGTTTGACAGAAGGGGAGGAAGATTTGGAGGCGACGGTGAAAGCTATCCAAGACCGCGCAGAGGCCACTGCTGCTGCGGGTGCTGCTCCCAGGCCCACCGCCACCTCCATCACACACCAACCTGAAGCTGTGGATGACTTTTTACGCAACTTTCTTTCACAAATGAGTATGACAGAAACACTCGAATGTTTCCAGACTGAGTGGACCGAGATGGTGCAGAAAGGGCAGGTGGATACAGACCGGGTTGGTGTCGTACCGGAAGTGTACACTGAAAACCAGCGTCTGGAGAGTGAGCTGAAAAACGCGCAGCGGGAGGGGGATGAGTACAGACTGGCAGCCGCTGCAGGAGCTGAGACACTGCTCAGGGTCCTGAGAAACAGAGACTTCCACCGGCTGCGACACAAGCGTGTGGTCCAGgagaaaacccggctcatcgaGGAGATGAGGAGGCTGAAGATGCAGTGCAGCACCTATGAACCTGAAGTGAAGCGGTTGAATGAGAAATACCAAGCCGCTTTAAAGCAGACCATGCTGCTGACTATGGAGAGAGATAAAGCCTTGGGACAGGCAGCTCAACACAACATCTCTTCCTGGAAGGATGCAGGTGAAGAAGGAGCGGTGAGCAGTGTCAACATGGCAACCCATCAAGGGATCCAACCAAGACCTCCTACACCTGCACATGCTCCAAGGAGTCAGACCAGGGTGAAGTCAGGGAGGGCAAATGCTTGTTGA
- the ndufb4 gene encoding NADH dehydrogenase [ubiquinone] 1 beta subcomplex subunit 4, protein MADYKEAPLASRPKTLDPNEYFSISPEHRRAEEDRAALRANLKRQYQTQLNNPHRQELIEDPALTRWVYARANPYATFRPTFKTSLLGVMFGVFPLFALYYIFKTDRDKREEQIKAGTLERKYALSS, encoded by the exons ATGGCGGACTACAAAGAGGCGCCCTTGGCTTCTCGGCCAAAAACACTGGACCCAAATGAGTATTTCAGCATCTCGCCGGAGCACCGTCGCGCCGAAGAAGACAGGGCAGCACTACGAGCCAACCTGAAGAGGCAGTACCAGACGCAACTCAACAACCCGCACAGACAAGAGCTCATT GAAGACCCTGCCTTGACACGCTGGGTGTATGCTCGCGCCAACCCCTACGCAACCTTCAGGCCCACATTCAAGACATCTCTGCTGGGTGTCATGTTTGGAGTTTTCCCTCTCTTCGCCCTTTATTACATCTTCAAGACAGACAGG GACAAGAGGGAGGAGCAGATTAAGGCCGGAACCCTCGAGCGCAAGTACGCTTTGTCATCATGA